In Jejubacter calystegiae, the following are encoded in one genomic region:
- the nrdH gene encoding glutaredoxin-like protein NrdH, whose protein sequence is MRITIYTRNNCVQCHATKRAMESRGFDFELINLDQHPEMADGLRSQGYRQLPVVVTDSESWCGFRPDMINRLRMPVNSAAGA, encoded by the coding sequence ATGCGCATTACTATTTACACTCGTAATAACTGCGTGCAGTGCCACGCGACGAAGCGCGCTATGGAGAGCCGCGGTTTCGACTTTGAGCTGATTAACCTGGACCAGCATCCCGAGATGGCAGACGGCCTGCGCAGCCAGGGCTATCGCCAGCTGCCAGTGGTAGTCACCGATAGCGAAAGCTGGTGCGGATTCCGCCCCGATATGATCAACCGACTGCGGATGCCAGTGAACAGCGCGGCGGGC